The Mesorhizobium sp. M1D.F.Ca.ET.043.01.1.1 genome contains a region encoding:
- a CDS encoding MFS transporter: MTAAGGNKAGVNKVDWQALWASGDLARFCFVSLGILLHATNETMVATIMPAMVGELAGVQLVGWSLAIYELGAIVAGAAAGRLVSYVALRSNMMVAALLYATGALICATAPSMPLFLAGRLVEGLGGGALVSLAFVSVERLFPSTIWPQLFGIMSAIWGVAAFSGPMLGALMTEFLSWRWAFGFFTLGGAAMALASFIVLNTPEATKPRAGSGTAPPFPYPALACLAISVVLIAAAGIDIALLRSSLLLLLGLVGLALFFRIDALWPRSRLFPSPLFSWRSPLGSGMTMVAAFSVATCTFTIYGPLLLTTLHGIPILTTGYIIAAESIAWSILSILIANAPLERERLIIVVGALMIASGLAGFAYTIPAGSIPLILFCALLQGGGFGVCWPFLTRVIVASAREGEQTIASAAVPTMQRIGYAVGAALAGIVANASGFSEGLNGEAAAGVAGWLFLAFVPLGILGCIAALWIAVPAMRPREATS, encoded by the coding sequence GTGACGGCAGCAGGCGGCAATAAGGCGGGCGTAAACAAGGTGGATTGGCAGGCGCTGTGGGCGAGCGGCGACCTGGCGCGCTTCTGCTTCGTCAGCCTGGGCATCCTGCTGCATGCCACCAATGAGACGATGGTGGCGACGATCATGCCGGCCATGGTCGGCGAGCTGGCCGGCGTGCAGCTGGTCGGCTGGTCGCTGGCGATCTACGAGCTTGGCGCCATTGTCGCCGGCGCCGCGGCCGGCAGGCTGGTCAGCTATGTCGCGCTGCGCTCCAACATGATGGTCGCCGCCCTGCTCTACGCGACCGGCGCGCTGATCTGCGCCACGGCCCCCTCGATGCCGCTGTTCCTCGCCGGGCGTCTGGTCGAGGGCCTCGGCGGCGGCGCACTTGTGTCGCTGGCCTTCGTCTCGGTCGAGCGGCTGTTTCCCAGCACCATCTGGCCGCAGCTCTTCGGCATCATGTCGGCGATCTGGGGCGTCGCCGCCTTCAGCGGGCCAATGCTCGGCGCGCTCATGACCGAGTTCCTGTCGTGGCGCTGGGCTTTCGGGTTCTTCACCTTAGGCGGCGCGGCGATGGCGCTGGCAAGCTTCATCGTGCTGAACACGCCCGAGGCGACGAAGCCGCGGGCGGGCAGCGGCACGGCGCCGCCCTTCCCCTATCCGGCGCTCGCCTGTCTCGCCATCAGCGTGGTGCTGATCGCAGCCGCCGGCATCGACATCGCCCTGTTGCGCTCGTCGCTGCTGCTCCTCCTCGGCCTGGTCGGCCTGGCCCTGTTCTTCCGCATCGATGCCCTCTGGCCGCGCTCGCGCCTCTTCCCGTCTCCCTTGTTCTCATGGCGCTCGCCGCTTGGCTCGGGCATGACCATGGTCGCGGCCTTCTCGGTCGCCACCTGCACCTTCACCATCTACGGGCCGCTGCTTCTGACCACGCTGCACGGTATTCCGATCCTGACCACCGGCTACATCATCGCTGCCGAATCCATCGCCTGGTCGATCCTGTCAATCCTGATCGCCAACGCGCCGCTCGAACGCGAGCGGCTGATCATCGTCGTCGGCGCGCTGATGATCGCCTCGGGTCTCGCCGGCTTCGCCTACACCATACCGGCAGGCTCGATCCCGCTGATCCTGTTCTGCGCCCTGCTGCAAGGGGGCGGCTTCGGCGTTTGCTGGCCGTTCCTGACGCGCGTCATTGTCGCCTCGGCCCGGGAAGGCGAGCAGACGATCGCGTCGGCCGCCGTGCCGACCATGCAGCGCATCGGCTACGCGGTGGGCGCAGCGCTTGCCGGCATTGTCGCCAACGCCAGTGGCTTTTCGGAAGGCCTCAATGGTGAAGCGGCCGCGGGCGTCGCCGGGTGGCTGTTCCTCGCCTTCGTGCCGCTTGGCATCCTGGGCTGTATCGCTGCTCTCTGGATTGCCGTTCCGGCCATGCGGCCTCGGGAGGCAACCAGCTAA
- the coaBC gene encoding bifunctional phosphopantothenoylcysteine decarboxylase/phosphopantothenate--cysteine ligase CoaBC encodes MASITIRNLDDKVKDLLRQLAAENGCSMEEQARAMIRAAVEGRAGQADRIGQIEKTLRALTEPGQQTTPPSAESSRLATRGTLSGKRILLIVGGGIAAYKALDLIRRLRERGASVRVVMTAAAQEFVTALSVGALSADHVFTELFDRNDEHDVGHIRLSREADLLVVAPATADLMAKLANGHANDLASTVLLATDKRVLMAPAMNPKMWSHPATRRNRTALQKDGVAFVGPARGEMAESNEAGEGRMAEPLEIVAAIEAMLDEKPKPLAGRRIIVTSGPTHEPIDPVRYIANRSSGKQGHAIAAALAKLGADVRLVSGPVSIADPAGVTTTHVETAAEMKEAVEHLLPADAAVFVAAVADWRTAGAAGEKIKKVAGEGPPSLKMVENPDILAGVGHHIKRPGLVVGFAAETQDLIGNAEAKLKKKGADFIVANDVSHESGIGPSGVMGGDRNKVRIVSKSGVEEWPEMGKDEVAARLAALIAERLKTIVV; translated from the coding sequence ATGGCCAGCATCACGATCCGCAACCTCGACGATAAGGTCAAGGACCTGCTGCGACAACTGGCGGCCGAAAATGGCTGCTCGATGGAGGAGCAGGCGCGGGCGATGATCCGGGCGGCGGTTGAAGGCCGGGCAGGACAGGCCGACCGCATCGGCCAGATCGAGAAGACGCTGCGTGCGCTGACCGAGCCCGGCCAGCAAACAACGCCCCCCTCTGCCGAATCTAGCAGGCTGGCGACTCGCGGAACGCTTTCTGGTAAGCGCATCCTGCTCATCGTCGGCGGCGGTATCGCCGCCTACAAGGCGCTCGACCTGATCCGGCGCCTGCGTGAACGCGGCGCATCCGTTCGCGTGGTGATGACGGCCGCCGCGCAGGAATTCGTCACCGCGCTCTCGGTTGGCGCGCTTTCGGCCGACCATGTCTTCACCGAGCTGTTCGACCGCAATGACGAGCATGATGTCGGCCACATAAGGCTGTCGCGCGAGGCCGACCTTCTGGTCGTGGCGCCGGCCACCGCCGACCTGATGGCGAAGCTCGCCAACGGCCATGCCAACGACCTTGCCTCGACGGTGCTTCTGGCGACCGACAAGAGGGTGCTGATGGCGCCGGCGATGAATCCGAAAATGTGGTCGCATCCGGCGACGCGCCGCAACCGGACGGCGCTGCAGAAGGACGGCGTCGCCTTCGTCGGCCCCGCCAGGGGCGAGATGGCCGAAAGCAACGAGGCCGGCGAAGGCCGCATGGCCGAGCCGCTGGAAATCGTGGCCGCGATCGAGGCGATGCTCGACGAGAAGCCAAAGCCGCTTGCGGGCCGCAGGATCATCGTCACGTCGGGGCCGACGCATGAGCCGATCGACCCGGTGCGCTACATCGCCAACCGCTCGTCCGGCAAGCAGGGCCATGCGATCGCGGCCGCGCTGGCGAAGCTCGGCGCCGACGTCCGGCTGGTGTCCGGTCCGGTCAGTATCGCCGATCCGGCCGGGGTCACGACGACGCATGTCGAAACCGCGGCCGAGATGAAGGAAGCGGTCGAGCACCTTTTGCCGGCGGATGCGGCGGTGTTCGTCGCCGCGGTCGCCGACTGGCGCACGGCCGGTGCCGCTGGCGAGAAGATCAAGAAGGTGGCGGGCGAGGGACCGCCTTCACTCAAGATGGTCGAGAATCCCGACATTCTCGCGGGAGTCGGCCATCACATCAAGCGGCCGGGCCTCGTCGTCGGCTTCGCCGCCGAGACGCAGGACCTGATCGGCAATGCCGAGGCCAAGCTGAAGAAAAAGGGCGCCGATTTCATCGTCGCCAACGACGTCTCGCATGAAAGCGGCATCGGCCCGTCCGGCGTGATGGGCGGCGATCGCAACAAGGTGCGCATCGTTTCCAAGTCCGGCGTCGAGGAATGGCCGGAGATGGGCAAGGACGAGGTGGCGGCGCGGCTCGCCGCGTTGATCGCCGAGCGGCTGAAAACGATCGTGGTTTAG
- the ubiB gene encoding 2-polyprenylphenol 6-hydroxylase: MTSVGAAFRLARAGWVLVREGVVAALPGEELSGMPKLGWRLARVLTRRRARRHQRGDRLAQAVVRLGPSYVKLGQFLATRPDVVGNDMALDLALLQDKMHTFPKAEAIAAIEASLGRRIGDLYASFGEPVAAASIAQVHSAEVVREGIVSRVAVKVIRPGVRRHFFHDLESYFLAARLQEKYIPSSRRLRPIEVTQTLAQTTKVEMDMRLEAAAFSELAENTKDDPGFRVPAVDWERTGRDVITMEWIDGVKMNDLAGLAAAGYDLKAIAANLIQSFLRHTLRDGFFHADMHPGNLFVEANGTIVAVDLGIAGRLARKERRFLAEILYGFIVRDYHRVAEVHFEAGYVPRQHNVSAFAQAIRAIGEPIHGQSAETISMAKLLTLLFEVTELFDMATRPELILLQKTMVVVEGVARTLDPAFNMWKTSEPVVSDWIASNLGPRGMLTDARDAGKALVALARQAPDIAARSERLSREIDLMAEHGLRFDEATARAIGKAEARHTRSGRLALWVIALTLAYIAWRIF, encoded by the coding sequence ATGACCAGCGTCGGCGCCGCCTTCCGGCTCGCCAGGGCCGGCTGGGTGCTGGTCCGCGAGGGCGTCGTCGCGGCGCTGCCCGGCGAAGAGCTCTCCGGCATGCCGAAGCTCGGCTGGCGGCTGGCGCGCGTGCTCACCCGCCGCCGCGCCAGGCGCCACCAGCGCGGCGACCGGCTGGCGCAGGCGGTGGTGCGGCTGGGGCCATCCTACGTCAAGCTCGGTCAGTTCCTGGCGACAAGGCCCGATGTCGTCGGCAACGACATGGCGCTCGATCTCGCCCTGCTGCAGGACAAGATGCACACCTTCCCGAAAGCGGAGGCGATCGCGGCGATCGAGGCCTCGCTCGGGCGCAGGATCGGCGATCTTTATGCGAGCTTCGGCGAGCCCGTGGCCGCCGCCTCGATCGCACAGGTGCACAGTGCCGAAGTCGTTCGTGAAGGGATAGTGTCGCGGGTGGCGGTGAAGGTGATCCGCCCCGGCGTGCGCCGCCACTTCTTCCACGACCTCGAGAGCTATTTCCTCGCCGCCCGCCTGCAGGAGAAATACATTCCCTCCTCGCGCCGCCTGCGGCCGATCGAGGTGACCCAGACGCTGGCGCAGACCACCAAGGTCGAGATGGACATGCGGCTCGAGGCGGCTGCGTTTTCCGAGCTCGCCGAAAACACCAAGGACGATCCGGGGTTCCGCGTGCCGGCGGTCGACTGGGAGCGGACCGGCCGCGACGTGATCACCATGGAGTGGATCGACGGCGTCAAGATGAACGATCTGGCCGGCCTTGCCGCCGCCGGCTACGATCTCAAGGCGATCGCCGCCAACCTCATCCAATCGTTCCTCAGGCACACGCTGCGCGACGGCTTCTTCCATGCCGACATGCATCCGGGCAATCTGTTCGTCGAGGCGAACGGCACTATCGTCGCGGTCGATCTCGGCATCGCCGGCAGGCTTGCCAGGAAAGAGCGGCGTTTCCTGGCCGAGATCCTCTATGGCTTCATCGTGCGCGACTATCACCGCGTCGCCGAGGTGCATTTCGAGGCCGGCTACGTGCCGCGCCAGCACAATGTCTCGGCCTTCGCCCAGGCAATCCGCGCCATCGGCGAGCCGATCCATGGCCAGTCGGCCGAGACCATCTCGATGGCGAAGCTCTTGACGCTGCTGTTCGAGGTCACCGAGCTTTTCGACATGGCGACGCGGCCGGAACTGATCCTGCTGCAGAAGACCATGGTGGTGGTCGAGGGCGTCGCCCGCACGCTCGATCCGGCCTTCAACATGTGGAAGACGTCAGAGCCGGTGGTCAGCGACTGGATCGCCAGCAATCTCGGCCCGCGCGGCATGCTCACCGATGCGCGCGACGCCGGCAAGGCACTGGTGGCGCTGGCCAGGCAGGCGCCGGACATTGCGGCCCGCAGCGAGCGGCTGTCGCGCGAAATCGACCTGATGGCCGAACATGGCCTGCGCTTCGACGAGGCGACGGCGCGCGCCATCGGCAAGGCCGAGGCGCGCCATACCCGCTCCGGCCGCCTGGCGCTCTGGGTCATCGCGCTGACGCTGGCTTATATCGCCTGGCGGATTTTCTGA